In Pecten maximus chromosome 10, xPecMax1.1, whole genome shotgun sequence, one genomic interval encodes:
- the LOC117336572 gene encoding dynein heavy chain-like: protein MARRHNANYRGRKDEDYRSVGAPERNNEMAEISHHRKQLIGEHRVYPRVQYSLCDTANSVCRRVQYSLYDTASSVCRSVQYSLSDTASSVCRRVQYSLYDTASSVCRRVQYSLYDTASSVCRRVQYSLSDTASSVCRSVQYSLSDTASSVCRRVQYSLSDTASSVCRSVQYSFVIQRAVCVGGYSTVCLIQRAVCVGGYSTVCLIQRAVCVGGYSTVCLIQRAVCVGGYSTVCLIQRAVCVGGYSTVCLIQRAVCVGGYSTVCLIQRAVCVGGYSTVCLIQRAVCVGGYSTVCLIQRAVCVGGYSTVCLIQRAVCVGGYSTVCLIQRAACVGGYNTVVLLIQQAVCVGGYSTVCLIQQAVRVGGYIKVCLVHKVSLEEFSDNTFRFK from the exons ATGGCGCGGCGCCATAACGCTAATTATcgggggcgaaaagacgaagatTATCGTTCTGTCGGGGCGCCAGAACGAAACAACGAAATGGcagaaatcagccaccataggAAACAGCTCATTGG CGAGCACCGTGTGTATCCGAGGGTACAGTACAGTTTGTGTGATACAGCGAACAGTGTGTGTCGGAGGGTACAATATAGTTTGTATGATACAGCGAGCAGTGTGTGTCGGAGTGTACAGTACAGTTTGTCTGATACAGCGAGCAGTGTGTGTCGGAGGGTACAGTACAGTTTGTATGATACAGCGAGCAGTGTGTGTCGGAGGGTACAGTACAGTTTGTATGATACAGCGAGCAGTGTGTGTCGGAGGGTACAATACAGTTTGTCTGATACAGCGAGCAGTGTGTGTCGGAGTGTACAATACAGTTTGTCTGATACAGCGAGCAGTGTGTGTCGGAGGGTACAGTACAGTTTGTCTGATACAGCGAGCAGTGTGTGTCGGAGTGTACAGTACAGTTTTGTGATACAGCGAGCAGTGTGTGTCGGAGGGTACAGTACAGTTTGTCTGATACAGCGAGCAGTGTGTGTCGGAGGGTACAGTACAGTTTGTCTGATACAGCGAGCAGTGTGTGTCGGAGGGTACAGTACAGTTTGTCTGATACAGCGAGCAGTGTGTGTCGGAGGGTACAGTACAGTTTGTCTGATACAGCGAGCAGTGTGTGTCGGAGGGTACAGTACAGTTTGTCTGATACAGCGAGCAGTGTGTGTCGGAGGGTACAGTACAGTTTGTCTGATACAGCGAGCAGTGTGTGTCGGAGGGTACAGTACAGTTTGTCTGATACAGCGAGCAGTGTGTGTCGGAGGGTACAGTACAGTTTGTCTGATACAGCGAGCAGTGTGTGTCGGAGGGTACAGTACAGTTTGTCTGATACAGCGAGCAGTGTGTGTCGGAGGGTACAGTACAGTTTGTCTGATACAGCGAGCAGCGTGTGTCGGAGGGTACAATACAGTTGTTCTCCTGATACAGCAAGCAGTGTGTGTCGGAGGGTACAGTACAGTTTGTCTGATACAGCAAGCAGTGCGTGTCGGAGGGTACATAAAAGTGTGCTTGGTACATAAGGTATCGTTAGAAGAGTTTAGTGACAATACATTCCGTTTTAAATAA
- the LOC117336570 gene encoding dentin sialophosphoprotein-like, protein MGRDQRIELKLLHARKSGISDKPFSKSNFRGYTSSRAPSRPSKKSAKTRPQKRFEGKKSSDINNKDQRKKSQPKQNGNDTSTAELGQEDDQETDVKSPSGIDVKASDRSAEESSLQGKNMNKSKDNDDHGSSDKKSAEKRVGRFQADTNYADSKPVDDDNENDEMDSKSYKGPKSDDGSGERDSTSDKSTEEGNDRDSSSEKMSISDNESGNKVSASASGEGFNSNDKSEEKGSTSDESSKSDNASGENSSTSGGGSQSANKSRKSGSTAEKGSKSGSESGEGSESDEGSKSGDESGDNGLSSDDSSNSDDDSGEKSPTSSGGSQSDNESRESGSTSKKGSKSGSESVKGSESSESDKSSESDDEKDDVSDAESGGRSSTSDKSSISSSGREGSESDESSNSDDESDDVSDAESGEKSSTSDKSSGSSSGREGSESDENSKANEENEEKGSTSKPESDRVDSTEQDFSSNEGTMTDNVSTERSSTVDEGSGKNDIESSFTSDEDFRTTKASAQKDKTPGNKDNRENVKRVSTSKTSSWADKERAGKRKQMLLGIDERLAGIAENRPQPDLTRGRNTRIKNHERGRLSANHRTLRYKDNRNIKPRKMLTSFMKTLQKSRLDIMKVIRLRDGNFQRVVDGSGENMGYRNARDRTGGLGISSTEDIGYAGYYRD, encoded by the exons ATGGGACGGGACCAACGAATTGAACTGAAACTTTTGCATGCCCGTAAAAGCGGAATTTCGGATAAACCATTCAGCAAATCGAATTTCAGAGGATATACAAGTAGCAGGGCTCCATCAAGACCATCGAAAAAATCAGCCAAAACACGTCCCCAAAAACGTTTTGAAGGCAAGAAAAGCAGTGACATTAATAACAAGGATCAAAGGAAAAAAAGCCAACCGAAACAGAATGGAAATGACACTAGTACAGCGGAACTTGGACAAGAGGATGACCAAGAAACAGATGTAAAAAGTCCTAGCGGTATTGATGTGAAAGCAAGTGATAGAAGCGCAGAAGAATCTAGTCTTCAAGgaaaaaacatgaataaatcGAAAGATAATGACGACCACGGCTCTAGTGACAAAAAGAGTGCAGAAAAACGAGTGGGTCGTTTCCAAGCCGACACAAACTATGCTGACAGTAAACCTGTCGACGATGACAATGAAAATGACGAAATGGATTCAAAATCATACAAAGGCCCCAAATCTGACGACGGCAGTGGGGAGAGGGATTCAACATCAGACAAATCGACCGAGGAAGGTAACGACAGGGATTCATCATCAGAGAAAATGTCTATTTCTGACAATGAAAGTGGAAATAAGGTTTCAGCTTCAGCATCTGGCGAAGGCTTTAACTCTAACGATAAAAGTGAAGAAAAGGGCTCAACTTCAGACGAAAGCTCTAAATCAGACAATGCAAGTGGAGAGAATAGTTCAACTTCAGGCGGAGGATCCCAATCTGCCAATAAAAGCAGAAAGAGTGGTTCAACTGCTGAGAAAGGATCTAAATCAGGCAGTGAGAGCGGAGAAGGGTCAGAATCAGACGAAGGCTCTAAATCTGGTGATGAAAGTGGAGACAATGGTTTATCATCAGACGATAGTTCTAACTCTGACGATGACAGTGGGGAAAAGAGTCCAACTTCAAGTGGAGGTTCCCAATCTGACAATGAAAGTAGAGAAAGTGGTTCTACATCAAAGAAAGGATCTAAATCAGGCAGCGAAAGTGTAAAAGGGTCAGAATCGTCAGAATCAGACAAAAGTTCTGAATCTGACGATGAAAAGGATGATGTATCGGATGCTGAAAGCGGGGGAAGAAGTTCAACTTCGGACAAAAGCTCAATATCAAGCAGTGGAAGAGAAGGGTCAGAATCAGACGAAAGCTCTAACTCTGACGATGAAAGTGATGATGTGTCCGACGCTGAAAGCGGGGAAAAGAGTTCAACTTCGGACAAAAGCTCTGGATCAAGCAGTGGAAGAGAAGGGTCAGAATCAGACGAAAATTCAAAAGCTAACGAGGAAAATGAGGAAAAAGGTTCAACTTCTAAACCAGAATCGGACAGAGTAGATAGTACAGAACAGGATTTTTCATCAAATGAAGGAACAATGACTGACAATGTTAGCACAGAAAGGAGTTCCACAGTAGACGAAGGATCTGGAAAGAATGATATAGAAAGCAGCTTTACATCAGACGAAGACTTCAGGACGACAAAGGCCAGTGCACAAAAGGATAAAACACCAGGTAACAAGGATAACAGAGAAAATGTTAAAAGAGTTTCTACATCTAAAACGTCCTCTTGGGCTGACAAAGAAAGAGCGGGAAAACGCAAGCAAATGCTTTTAGGTATTGATGAACGATTGGCTGGAATTGCAGAGAACAGGCCGCAACCAGACCTTACAAGAGGCAGAAACACTCGTATTAAAAACCACGAACGTGGCAGATTAAGCGCTAACCACAGAACACTAAGATATAAAGACAACAGGAATATCAAACCAAGGAAGATGTTGACGAGCTTCATGAAAACACTCCAGAAGTCGAGATTGGACATTATGAAGGTTATTCGATTGCGTGATGGAAATTTCCAACGTGTTGTTGATGGAAGCGGGGAAAACATGGGATACAGGAACGCAAGGGACCGTACAGGCGGGTTAGGTATCTCCAGCACAGAGGATATAGGATACGCCGGTTACTACAG GGACTAG